In Ectothiorhodospiraceae bacterium 2226, a single window of DNA contains:
- a CDS encoding aminotransferase class V-fold PLP-dependent enzyme, whose translation MDLTRRRFLTSSTGLLAAGGLAGLSAPLARAAERAAAGDWSDFQQRFNVDHELINLAGMLLAPHPAAVRAEIDRQREALDRNPPEHVDAERWNAEHAARRAAARYLGGRRADIALTESTTMGIALAYNGIRVEAAQELLTSEQDYYATHKALEYKQRRSGAALRTYPLYEDSADVREEALVARVVGEIRPETRLLALTWVHSLSGLKLPVARIGAEVAALNEGRAADERVLVCVDGVHALGVEDFHLEDLNCDFFFAGTHKWLFGPRGTGILWGHPRSQEALTPTIPTFTADGTWGGEMTPGGFKAFEHVWALPAAFELHTRLGKANVQARIHALNRRLKEGLADMAHVVLRTPMDEALSAGITCFDVNGMDAEDVVDHLRTRRIIASITPYATRHARLTPGLLNDEAHVDAALAALAELA comes from the coding sequence ATGGATCTCACACGCCGCCGCTTTCTAACCTCCAGTACCGGGCTACTCGCCGCCGGGGGGTTGGCCGGCCTGTCCGCGCCCCTCGCGCGCGCGGCCGAGCGCGCGGCGGCCGGCGACTGGTCCGACTTCCAGCAGCGATTCAATGTCGACCACGAGCTCATCAACCTCGCCGGCATGCTGCTCGCGCCCCACCCGGCCGCCGTGCGCGCCGAGATCGACCGCCAGCGCGAAGCCCTGGATCGCAATCCGCCGGAGCACGTCGATGCCGAACGCTGGAACGCCGAGCACGCCGCCCGCCGCGCCGCCGCCCGCTATCTCGGCGGGCGGCGCGCGGACATCGCGCTCACCGAGAGCACCACCATGGGGATCGCTCTCGCGTACAACGGTATCCGCGTCGAAGCCGCGCAGGAACTGCTCACCAGCGAACAGGACTATTACGCGACGCACAAGGCGCTGGAGTACAAGCAACGGCGCAGCGGCGCCGCGTTGCGCACCTATCCGCTGTACGAGGACAGCGCCGACGTGCGTGAGGAGGCGCTCGTCGCACGGGTGGTCGGAGAGATCCGGCCCGAGACCCGCCTCCTCGCGCTAACCTGGGTGCATTCGCTGTCGGGGCTCAAACTGCCGGTGGCGCGCATCGGCGCCGAGGTGGCGGCGCTCAACGAGGGGCGCGCGGCCGACGAGCGCGTGCTGGTGTGCGTGGACGGCGTGCACGCCCTCGGTGTGGAGGACTTCCACCTCGAGGATCTGAACTGCGACTTCTTCTTCGCCGGGACCCACAAATGGCTGTTCGGGCCTCGCGGCACGGGCATCCTGTGGGGCCACCCGCGCAGCCAGGAGGCGCTGACGCCCACCATCCCCACCTTCACCGCGGACGGCACCTGGGGCGGCGAGATGACGCCCGGGGGCTTCAAGGCCTTCGAACACGTGTGGGCGCTGCCTGCGGCGTTCGAGCTGCATACGCGCCTCGGCAAGGCAAACGTGCAGGCGCGCATTCACGCCCTCAACCGGCGCCTGAAAGAAGGTCTCGCGGACATGGCGCACGTCGTGCTGCGCACGCCCATGGACGAGGCGCTGTCGGCCGGCATCACCTGCTTCGACGTAAACGGCATGGATGCCGAAGACGTGGTCGACCACCTGCGCACGCGGCGCATCATCGCCAGCATCACCCCCTACGCCACCCGCCACGCCCGCCTCACCCCGGGACTGCTCAACGACGAAGCGCACGTCGACGCCGCGCTGGCCGCGCTGGCGGAGTTGGCGTAG